In Hirschia baltica ATCC 49814, the genomic stretch CTCTCATTATGCAATATCTTCGAGATGAATTAGGCGATGCCCTAATTGATGCATCAAGTATTGGCTGGCGAGGAGATGCGATAGAAGCAGAAGCATTCGCTTTTCTGGCGGCACGCTCGGCGTTGGAGCTACCAATAAGTTTTCCTGAAACGACAGGTGCTCCAGAACCAATTACGGGTGGCCGCCATATAGCAACCACCCGTAAGAGATAAATCTATATCTTAAAGCTGTGCTTTATTCTTCTTCATCAAAATCGTCGATCTCGTCTTCGAGTTCTTCGATTGATGGGAGTGTACTTGGGTTTGCAGCGGCGAGACGGCGGTCGAGGTATTCAGCCGCTGTCGCTTCAAGCTCTTCAAGTTTGTCTTGATAAAAATGGTTTGCGCCGGGAACGATGGCGCGTTCAATCTCTTCACCTTTTTGGACACGCACTTTTGTGAGTGAGCGCTCAATATCAGAAGGGGCTGCGACACCGTCTTTATCGCCAGCTATGATTATTCCTGATGCCGGACAAGGCGCAAGGAATGCGAGATCATAATGGTTTGCTGGTGGTGATACGGCGATGAAACCATCGATTTCAGGGCGGCGCATCAAAAGTTGAAGACAAATATACGCACCAAATGAATAACCCGAAACCCAACAAGCGCGGGCGCTGTCATTTATTGATTCGAGATAGTCAAGAATGTATGCCGCATCAGACAGCTCTGCTGGACCTGCATCAAATGACCCCTGAGAGCGACCAACACCACGGAAATTGAAACGTAATGTAGAAAATCCACGCTTAGCGAACATTTCATAAAGCGTAATAACAACAGGGTCTTGCATAGTTCCTCCCGCTTTTGGGTGAGGGTGCAAGATAAGGGCAATAGGAGCGCCGGGGATCTCGGATTCTTCGTAACGGGCTTCAATGCGACCGGCAGGACCAGGGATAATGACTTCTGGCATAAACGGAATCCTTCTAAAACCAATAAAATGTAGAAAACAGGCGATACCCTATTCTGTGGGTAAATTACAAGTTTTTCTGACTCTAGTTTGTAATTGGTCTATTACTTGACTAATTTCATCGGGTATATATTTAAGCCTGAAATAGTCTGCAGGAGAGTTTAATGAAATTGGGTTCTAGAGGTCGGTACGCTGTTATGGCGTTGGTGGATCTTGCGTCAAACGATATGGACGGTCCGGTTTCTCTTTCCGATATCGCTGAACGACAGAAGATTTCACTCTCATATCTGGAACAATTGTTTGCCAAACTGAGAAAAGCAAACATCGTGAAAAGTGTACGTGGGCCGGGCGGTGGTTATTTGTTGTTAAATGACGCCTCAAAAACCATGGTAAGTCAGATTATCGTCGCCGTTGATGAACCAATTCAGACGACACGTTGCGGTGAAATGGGAGGGAAACCATGTACCGGGCGGTTGGAAAGATGTGCCACACATGACCTTTGGCGTGAGCTGCGTCTTCACATAATTCAATTTCTGTCTGGTGTGTCTATCAGTGATGTTTTGTCGGGTAATGTTAAAGGCATGTCCGGCGTTTTGGAAAGATTATAGGAATTCAAGTTTTGGCGAAGTTTGACGCCATATATTGCGATTATAACGCAACCGCACCTTTAAGGCCGCAGGCTAAAGACGCGATGATTGCAGCTATGGACATAGGGGCAAATCCTTCATCCGTGCATGGCCAAGGCCGTGCTGCACGCGCATGTCTTGAGAATGCACGGGAAGTGGTTGCGGGCGCTATTGGGGCTTGCCGCGAAGACCTGACCTTTACGAGTGGCGGCACAGAAGCCAATGCTGCGATACTCAATGGTATTCGTCTTCAAGAACCGTTATTAATGCCGATTGTTTGCGGGTTTGAGCATGATGCTGTGTTGGCACAATTGCCAGACGCAATAAAAGCGCAAGTGACGCCAGATGGATTGATAGATCTTGAGTGGCTAAAGGAATTACTAGAAAATTGGCCCCATGAAGGGCGACAGCCTTTGCTCTCTTTGATGCTAGCAAATAACGAAACAGGCGCGATTCAGCCCGTGGAAGCTGCTGCAAATCTAATTCATGAAGCTGATGGTTTAATCCATTGTGATG encodes the following:
- a CDS encoding alpha/beta hydrolase, producing MPEVIIPGPAGRIEARYEESEIPGAPIALILHPHPKAGGTMQDPVVITLYEMFAKRGFSTLRFNFRGVGRSQGSFDAGPAELSDAAYILDYLESINDSARACWVSGYSFGAYICLQLLMRRPEIDGFIAVSPPANHYDLAFLAPCPASGIIIAGDKDGVAAPSDIERSLTKVRVQKGEEIERAIVPGANHFYQDKLEELEATAAEYLDRRLAAANPSTLPSIEELEDEIDDFDEEE
- a CDS encoding Rrf2 family transcriptional regulator — its product is MKLGSRGRYAVMALVDLASNDMDGPVSLSDIAERQKISLSYLEQLFAKLRKANIVKSVRGPGGGYLLLNDASKTMVSQIIVAVDEPIQTTRCGEMGGKPCTGRLERCATHDLWRELRLHIIQFLSGVSISDVLSGNVKGMSGVLERL